From the genome of Pantoea alfalfae, one region includes:
- the leuA gene encoding 2-isopropylmalate synthase — protein MLTRPADKYRPSPLITLPDRQWPSRQLTQAPRWLSTDLRDGNQALAEPMDRERKMAFWDLLLRCGFREIEVAFPSASQTDFGFVRDLIEQQRIPEDVTLQVLTQAREDLIARTFVALQGVPRAIVHLYNATAPLFRERVFKQSKAEIVALATAGARQIRAECEAQPDTHWTFEYSPETFCFTEPEFVLEICEAVADVWQPDAQRPMIINLPATVEVNTPNVYADQIEYFCRHFSRRDAVCISVHPHNDRGTGVACAELALLAGADRVEGCLFGNGERTGNVDLVTLALNLYTQGVSPQLDFSQMHEVIEVVTRCNQLPVHPRHPYAGELVFTAFSGSHQDAIKKGFAIRAQQQETEWQMPYLPLDPADIGCSYEAVIRVNSQSGKSGAAWLLEQNHGLQMPRALQQDFSRCVQQETDRHGGEMTHYALWQLFCRQYGVTQPALALQRADSQSDSGGQTQISASVVYQTQSLMLTGSGNGWLSAAVNALRSTFDLHLTIEGYHEHTLGRRSDSRSVAYISCVDARGARAWGVSIDNDAARAAMQALLSAAGQFLQAKSSPSERRPADDETSH, from the coding sequence ATGCTGACCCGACCCGCTGATAAATATCGTCCCTCCCCGCTGATCACCCTGCCCGATCGCCAGTGGCCCTCACGCCAGCTGACCCAGGCGCCGCGCTGGCTTTCCACCGATTTGCGTGACGGCAATCAGGCGCTGGCAGAACCGATGGATCGGGAACGCAAAATGGCCTTCTGGGATCTGCTGCTGCGCTGCGGGTTTCGGGAGATCGAGGTCGCCTTTCCCTCTGCCTCGCAGACGGATTTCGGTTTCGTCCGCGACCTGATTGAGCAACAGCGTATCCCGGAGGATGTGACGTTACAGGTACTGACTCAGGCGCGGGAAGACCTGATTGCCCGCACGTTTGTGGCGCTGCAGGGCGTCCCGCGCGCCATCGTGCATCTTTATAACGCCACCGCGCCGCTGTTTCGCGAGCGGGTATTTAAGCAGAGCAAAGCGGAAATCGTGGCGCTGGCCACCGCTGGTGCACGGCAGATCCGCGCCGAATGCGAGGCGCAGCCGGACACCCACTGGACCTTTGAATATTCACCAGAGACCTTCTGCTTTACCGAGCCGGAGTTTGTGCTGGAGATCTGCGAGGCGGTAGCCGATGTCTGGCAACCGGACGCGCAGCGCCCGATGATCATTAACCTTCCCGCCACGGTAGAGGTCAATACCCCCAACGTTTATGCCGATCAGATTGAGTATTTCTGCCGTCACTTCAGCCGCCGTGATGCCGTCTGCATCAGCGTGCATCCGCACAACGATCGCGGCACCGGCGTCGCCTGCGCAGAACTGGCGCTGCTGGCGGGCGCTGACCGGGTCGAGGGCTGTCTGTTTGGTAACGGTGAACGCACCGGCAATGTGGACCTGGTGACGCTGGCGCTGAATCTCTATACCCAGGGCGTTTCGCCCCAGCTCGATTTCAGCCAGATGCATGAGGTGATTGAAGTGGTAACCCGCTGCAACCAGCTGCCGGTTCATCCGCGCCATCCCTATGCGGGCGAGCTGGTCTTCACTGCCTTCTCTGGTTCTCATCAGGATGCAATCAAAAAAGGGTTTGCCATCCGCGCTCAGCAGCAGGAAACAGAGTGGCAGATGCCTTACCTGCCGCTGGACCCGGCCGACATTGGCTGTAGCTATGAGGCGGTGATCCGCGTCAACAGCCAGTCGGGAAAAAGCGGGGCCGCCTGGCTGCTGGAGCAGAATCACGGGTTACAAATGCCGCGAGCGCTGCAGCAGGATTTCAGCCGCTGTGTTCAGCAGGAGACTGACCGGCACGGCGGAGAGATGACGCACTACGCGCTGTGGCAGCTCTTCTGCCGCCAGTATGGCGTAACGCAGCCCGCGTTGGCATTACAGCGGGCTGACAGCCAGAGTGACAGCGGCGGGCAGACGCAGATTAGCGCCAGCGTGGTGTATCAGACGCAATCGCTGATGCTGACCGGCAGCGGCAACGGCTGGCTGTCGGCGGCGGTCAATGCCCTGCGCAGCACGTTTGATCTGCATCTGACCATCGAGGGCTATCACGAGCATACGCTGGGACGGCGCAGTGACAGCCGCTCGGTGGCCTATATCAGCTGCGTGGATGCCCGTGGCGCGCGAGCCTGGGGAGTGAGTATCGACAATGACGCTGCCCGCGCCGCGATGCAGGCGCTGCTCAGCGCAGCAGGCCAGTTTCTGCAGGCGAAAAGTAGTCCGTCGGAGAGGCGCCCAGCAGACGACGAAACATCGCACTAA